The following coding sequences are from one Rutidosis leptorrhynchoides isolate AG116_Rl617_1_P2 chromosome 11, CSIRO_AGI_Rlap_v1, whole genome shotgun sequence window:
- the LOC139875299 gene encoding pentatricopeptide repeat-containing protein At2g13420, mitochondrial-like: MYLSRAHSVRSFRRNFHAVLCMVVHAVSPCTLHAILRASVSGFTHSCINISSFLVHQTLIRLKNISKIALAFFSWAKDQAHYSHDSPAYDLMIDILGKVRQFDAAWQLIVEMDQNGVNPTSTTFYVLIRRLISAGLTRQAIRAFDDMGCFVVNDSDQQPIDDFYFLFDILCKYGYPKVATEMFNKWKNWRFQPDAKIYTIFVYG, encoded by the exons ATGTATCTTTCGCGCGCGCACAGTGTCCGCAGctttagacgcaattttcatgCGGTTTTATGCATGGTGGTTCACGCAGTTTCCCCGTGCACTCTGCATGCGATTTTACGCGCATCTGTTAGCGGGTTTACGCACAGTT gCATCAACATATCTTCATTTCTCGTCCACCAAACACTAATTCGTTTAAAAAACATCTCCAAAATCGCATTAGCTTTCTTCTCATGGGCTAAAGATCAAGCTCATTACTCTCATGACTCCCCTGCATACGACCTCATGATTGACATTTTGGGTAAAGTCAGACAATTTGATGCGGCTTGGCAATTAATCGTTGAAATGGACCAAAACGGAGTCAACCCAACTTCAACCACTTTTTACGTGCTGATTCGTCGGCTTATATCTGCTGGTTTGACTAGACAAGCTATCCGTGCGTTTGATGATATGGGCTGTTTTGTGGTAAATGATTCTGATCAACAACCTATTGATGATTTCTATTTTCTTTTCGATATACTTTGTAAATACGGCTACCCAAAAGTCGCTACAGAGATGTTCAATAAATGGAAAAACTGGAGGTTTCAGCCCGATGCAAAGATTTACACGATTTTTGTCTACGGGTGA